From the genome of Carassius auratus strain Wakin chromosome 29, ASM336829v1, whole genome shotgun sequence:
ATGGTGTGCAGGTATTTAGAATTAAAAACTCATTGAGAATAGTGAAAATAAAGACACGTGTGGGCCAGAAGTGAAGCAGACCTTTATGAGCTGACCATCACTGGTTCCTATGAACAGCACAATCCAGGATCCACTTCTAACTGATGTCACTGCTGACATTGAGCTGTACTTGAACACCACAGAGAGCGGCTGAAGTTCAGTATCACTCTGGAACACAAACAACAAACTGAAACTTTATATGACTTTAGTTAAATATACCTTTAATCATGCAACAGATTCAGGTTATTCTTTATAGTAACATTGtgttcttatttttaaaaaaatgtgtatattaaatacatgcattttCCAACCTCAGAACCACATGGATTTTCACCAATACCACAGAAGCCCTTCACTCGTCCTTTAACATGACTGATGTCGTACAGAGCCAGCGCGCTGTTCTCCGGATCCTGCTGATTCTGTGCACTGAACACACCTGCCCAAATAACTCTGTTCACTGAGGGAATAACGGTGCTGGCAACGAGCACTGGACGAGCTTTATCACTGCAGCATCGTATCCTTGAAGCCTGTAGGGATCTGAtgatgtctctctttctttctttagagCTGTTAATCCACAGGACAAGCACTTTCCTCTCGGAGTCAGTCTTTGTGTTGAGAAATAAGTAAGATTCTGAGGGTGAAACTCTCTGGAATCCATCAACAAACTCCACATCTCTCACAGTGCTCTGAATCATGGCATCTGATCCTTCAGCTATTCTTGAGAAAATCCCACCAAATTGAGAGTGTAAAGTGTTCCACAAGATAACAACAGAATACCTGGTATCTTGAGGTTTTGCATCTTCGTCTTTTTTCCCAACCAAAAGGTACTTACTGCTACTTGTACCGGATATGAAGGCAACAGATTTCTCATCATGTCGAGGTCCTATCAGTATATTACTTTCATAGTAAATACTTTTCGTAATGTCATTTATATCAAGAACCTCACAATATCCATCGTTAAATGTCCCACACGTTATCAAGGTGCTGTTTTCATCAAAAGGCACCAGAATGTTGACTCTGTTGTGTTCAGTGGCTTTAGTGTCTTTGCTCTTCTCCTCAGTAAGATCGTGTCTCATCTGATGTAGTCGATGATCAGTAAGAACAAATAACTTACTGTTACCAACTACAAAGTCCTTGATATCTCCATCAAAGTGAAGCACGTCACCacaaatgcaatatttcaaaattaCAAGAATTCCAAGTAATCCTCTCATCTTATCTGATGAGCAGCTGAGGTTTAGAGATCTTGTCACAGAGATCAACTTCTCTCAGACGCGCGCACTTGTGAAGTGGACTGAAGTGAAAACCGCGACTCTGAGGATGCAGATGACTTCCGCGCAACACACCAACAAATCTATTGAGATGAGGGCCGAGATCTGCAAAGTAGCtacaatttttttgatttgttcTGGGTATTGGTACCATGTCAAACTTTTACTTTTTTGGCAAAgtgcaagtaaaaaaatatatattcacataacacgtttatttgtattttgcattcaccTACGTAGCCCTATTTAAAAGTAACAAGTGGTTATTCTGttaagcattcaaacacaagaagTGGAAAAACTCGTGTGGGCACGCAGAAACAACAACCTGCACCTGCAACATGCGttctcctgcacctgaacgaacaaataaaAATTGCAGTTTAAACACGCAAGCAGAAAAATATGTAAAAGCCCACTTCAGCAGCCGCGCGCGCGGTGTTCTATGCGCACAGGGCCCACGAagagagacgcgtctcaaagcgCTTCAACACCGACATTTGCCTGCTGCTCTTGTACCGAGAAATACATACAAcattatgtcaaaatacccgtcttggagtgtaaaaaaaactgttggttatgtctcaagtgaaagtaaacagtggagaaagaaatcggatgtgtattattatattggatgcattgtctcttaaaatATTGTCATACAGTTGTCTGTATTTTTGGTTGATTGTTATtaattacatacctttctatcaaagctatctgacattatcaagatttgTTAACTTTTCAATTTGTTaacttttcataatattttattaacattatctaaagaaaagcaaataaactgtgatcatgttagaaatgttgaaggtgtgtgaatacattttattttgactgtatatttattttttacatcgaagactatgcagtgctattttacattttattatttg
Proteins encoded in this window:
- the LOC113048144 gene encoding plexin-C1-like; translation: MRGLLGILVILKYCICGDVLHFDGDIKDFVVGNSKLFVLTDHRLHQMRHDLTEEKSKDTKATEHNRVNILVPFDENSTLITCGTFNDGYCEVLDINDITKSIYYESNILIGPRHDEKSVAFISGTSSSKYLLVGKKDEDAKPQDTRYSVVILWNTLHSQFGGIFSRIAEGSDAMIQSTVRDVEFVDGFQRVSPSESYLFLNTKTDSERKVLVLWINSSKERKRDIIRSLQASRIRCCSDKARPVLVASTVIPSVNRVIWAGVFSAQNQQDPENSALALYDISHVKGRVKGFCGIGENPCGSESDTELQPLSVVFKYSSMSAVTSVRSGSWIVLFIGTSDGQLIKLVLDGKYTPGCPTVLFKSDDERAVFPRMHFDPVDFKYIYIALKKQTDEHRGVFRDPGEIVKHRNTVYRQVCYGYVYYVFGKMCNAVICFMVCAERSNGRWLFPLSNVISVGACV